Proteins encoded in a region of the Gemmatimonadota bacterium genome:
- a CDS encoding sugar phosphate isomerase/epimerase, whose translation MKFAFCNEMFRDVPLRHIFRTAAEIGYDGVEIAPFTVARSVNEVGPDARKAIRDDAAEAGIEITGLHWLLLSPEGLYLNHPDDGIRYCTRLYLCDLIRFCGDIGGRFMVAGSPKQRNVLPDQSYEATWDRTRQAYVDCLPAAEEHGVTICLEPLDSAQTNFILTPAEAARMVREIDHPNFRLIIDVRATLCQGLDVAEAIHAHRDITAYIHFNNADGDGPGFGDTDFTPILRALRDSGYEGYGSVEVFDYAAGAEHIARKSLETLRTAWAAVSAPGGEAAMTGASDDGAAGASRDKAKEEAAG comes from the coding sequence ATGAAGTTCGCCTTCTGCAACGAGATGTTCCGGGACGTGCCTCTCCGGCATATCTTTCGCACCGCCGCGGAAATCGGATACGACGGCGTGGAGATCGCCCCGTTTACGGTAGCGCGGTCGGTGAACGAGGTCGGTCCCGACGCCAGGAAGGCGATCCGCGACGACGCGGCGGAAGCCGGTATCGAAATCACCGGGCTGCACTGGCTCCTGCTCAGCCCGGAAGGTCTCTACCTGAACCACCCCGACGACGGCATCCGGTACTGCACCAGGCTCTATCTCTGCGACCTGATCAGATTCTGCGGCGACATCGGGGGCCGGTTCATGGTGGCCGGGTCTCCGAAGCAGCGCAACGTGCTGCCGGACCAGTCCTACGAGGCGACCTGGGACCGGACCCGCCAGGCATACGTGGATTGTCTGCCCGCGGCAGAGGAACACGGCGTCACGATCTGCCTCGAGCCCCTGGACAGCGCCCAGACCAATTTCATCTTAACCCCCGCCGAAGCCGCGCGGATGGTCCGGGAGATCGATCATCCCAATTTTCGCCTGATCATCGACGTGCGGGCGACCCTCTGCCAGGGCCTGGACGTGGCGGAGGCCATCCACGCGCACAGGGATATTACGGCCTACATCCATTTCAACAACGCCGACGGCGACGGGCCTGGGTTCGGAGATACCGATTTCACGCCCATTCTGCGGGCGCTGCGGGATTCGGGATACGAAGGATACGGTTCGGTGGAGGTTTTCGACTATGCCGCAGGCGCGGAGCACATCGCCAGAAAGAGCCTGGAAACGCTCCGGACGGCCTGGGCGGCTGTGAGTGCGCCGGGCGGCGAGGCGGCGATGACAGGCGCGTCGGATGACGGTGCGGCCGGAGCGTCACGGGACAAGGCGAAAGAGGAGGCGGCCGGGTGA
- the pyrR gene encoding bifunctional pyr operon transcriptional regulator/uracil phosphoribosyltransferase PyrR — protein MKQQVLDREGIARAVSRIAHQILERNKGASGIVIVGIQRRGDWLARRLAEALREAEDTAVPVGVLDINLYRDDLQGRAEYPVVRTTDIPFDIEGRTVILVDDVLYTGRTIRAALDELKDFGRARRIELAVLINREGRELPIQADYVGEHIEVGPGRTVVVHVRELDRTDDVSVEEVV, from the coding sequence GTGAAGCAGCAGGTCCTCGACAGGGAAGGCATCGCCAGGGCGGTGTCCCGCATCGCCCACCAGATCCTGGAGCGCAACAAGGGCGCGTCCGGGATCGTCATCGTCGGCATCCAGCGGCGGGGCGACTGGCTGGCGCGCCGGTTGGCCGAGGCCTTGCGGGAGGCGGAGGACACCGCCGTGCCCGTGGGCGTGCTGGACATCAACCTGTACCGCGACGACCTCCAGGGCCGCGCGGAGTACCCCGTCGTCCGTACCACCGACATACCCTTCGACATCGAGGGACGTACCGTCATCCTGGTCGACGACGTCCTGTACACGGGCCGCACCATCCGGGCCGCGCTGGACGAGTTGAAGGATTTCGGCCGGGCCAGGCGGATCGAGCTCGCCGTGCTGATCAACCGGGAGGGACGGGAACTGCCGATCCAGGCGGATTATGTCGGGGAGCACATCGAAGTCGGCCCCGGCAGGACGGTGGTCGTCCACGTGCGTGAACTCGACCGGACGGATGACGTTTCGGTAGAGGAGGTGGTGTGA